The Bacteroidales bacterium DNA window GCTACTTTGTAACTCGTTGATTATATTTTATAAAAAAATAGCGGTAAAATTATCTTTTTATCACCCATTTACCTGATTTTGTGGGTCCTTCATGTTTAATGACTCCTGCATTTGTTAGTTTCCGTAAATGATAGCGAATA harbors:
- a CDS encoding winged helix-turn-helix transcriptional regulator, encoding MDEALIDLLRLEPHLSVRQLAKRLNRTENSIRYHLRKLTNAGVIKHEGPTKSGKWVIKR